From a single Bacteroidota bacterium genomic region:
- a CDS encoding quinol:cytochrome C oxidoreductase, with translation MGHHGHIEVTSTQPYDFTSRNKMIAIVMMVIGVVAIIAQFATHHEQTWANLLWSNFIFMGMALGATFFLAIQYVAEVGWSAVIKRPLEAMGQSLPVAGIIMIVILAFGGRSLYHWMEEGITDPNAPNYDAILAGKSAFLNPLFFWIRVVLYFVIWSYFARLFRSNSLQMDASPNVAAYLKNRRFAAAFLVLFAVTESLMSWDFIMSLESHWYSTLFAWYTFAGFFVTSLAALAFIVTYLQHRGYLKEVSEHHLHDIGKFMFAFSIFWTYLWFCQFMLIWYSNISEEITYFMLRQDHYRGIWLAAFFINFIAPFLILMTRDAKRKKYLLMFMSAVIFIGHWLDFYIMVVPGSMVTASHHATAHAGAGAHGVHELIYGSIGLMEIGTTIGFLGLFAYITQLYLSKSPLVVKHHPMMEESLHHAI, from the coding sequence ATGGGACATCACGGACATATCGAAGTAACCAGTACACAGCCCTACGATTTCACATCGCGGAATAAAATGATCGCCATCGTGATGATGGTGATAGGAGTGGTGGCTATTATTGCTCAGTTTGCAACGCATCATGAACAAACATGGGCCAACCTTCTTTGGAGTAACTTTATCTTTATGGGGATGGCGCTTGGTGCCACTTTCTTCCTTGCCATTCAATATGTGGCAGAAGTGGGCTGGAGTGCGGTAATTAAGCGCCCGCTCGAAGCAATGGGACAGAGTTTGCCGGTGGCAGGAATTATTATGATTGTTATTCTTGCTTTTGGCGGACGTAGCCTTTACCATTGGATGGAAGAAGGCATCACAGATCCGAATGCGCCGAATTACGATGCAATACTTGCCGGAAAAAGTGCTTTCCTTAATCCGCTCTTCTTCTGGATTCGCGTGGTATTATACTTTGTGATCTGGAGTTATTTTGCACGACTCTTCCGTTCTAATTCCTTGCAGATGGATGCCAGTCCGAACGTGGCTGCTTACCTCAAGAACAGAAGATTTGCAGCAGCATTTCTTGTATTGTTTGCCGTGACAGAATCATTAATGTCATGGGACTTTATCATGTCATTGGAATCACACTGGTACAGCACCTTGTTCGCATGGTACACTTTTGCCGGATTCTTTGTGACTTCACTCGCAGCACTCGCCTTTATTGTTACCTATTTGCAGCACCGTGGCTATCTGAAAGAGGTTTCTGAACATCACCTGCATGATATCGGTAAGTTCATGTTCGCCTTCAGTATTTTCTGGACCTACCTTTGGTTCTGTCAGTTTATGCTGATATGGTATTCGAATATTTCTGAAGAGATTACTTATTTCATGTTACGTCAGGATCACTATCGTGGTATCTGGCTGGCCGCCTTCTTTATCAATTTCATCGCTCCGTTTTTAATTCTGATGACACGCGATGCAAAACGGAAGAAGTATTTATTGATGTTTATGTCTGCAGTGATATTTATTGGCCACTGGCTCGACTTCTACATCATGGTGGTTCCCGGTTCAATGGTTACTGCCAGTCACCATGCCACTGCTCATGCCGGTGCAGGTGCTCATGGCGTACACGAGCTCATCTATGGAAGTATTGGTCTGATGGAAATTGGAACTACAATTGGTTTCCTTGGACTCTTCGCTTATATCACACAACTCTATCTCAGTAAATCTCCACTGGTAGTGAAACATCATCCAATGATGGAAGAAAGTCTTCACCACGCCATTTGA
- a CDS encoding cytochrome c has product MNKPAVFLSALAGVVVVLMTSCSRDPKDPGILYMPDMYTSPSYEVYSANPNFPDSITMQTPVNGTVPRGYTFFTYPSTNEGYEAAGRDVKNPLALTEENQAEGQRLYEIYCTHCHGEAGNGDGNLVAIGKFPPPPSYATGNSSRGGSMKDLSDGKIFHTITYGINLMGPHASQINPEERWKIVMFVHKLQGGAAAPVAADSTAKDPSGATAMAK; this is encoded by the coding sequence ATGAATAAGCCCGCTGTGTTCCTTTCTGCTCTTGCAGGCGTTGTTGTTGTACTAATGACATCCTGCAGCAGAGATCCTAAGGACCCCGGAATCCTGTATATGCCGGATATGTATACTTCTCCATCGTACGAAGTCTATTCTGCCAACCCGAATTTCCCGGATAGTATCACGATGCAGACACCTGTGAATGGTACTGTTCCGAGAGGATACACCTTCTTTACTTATCCTTCTACCAATGAAGGGTATGAAGCAGCAGGACGAGATGTAAAAAATCCGCTTGCTCTTACTGAAGAAAATCAGGCAGAAGGACAGCGACTCTATGAAATATATTGCACGCATTGCCATGGTGAAGCCGGTAACGGTGATGGAAACCTGGTAGCGATTGGTAAATTTCCTCCTCCTCCAAGTTATGCAACCGGTAACTCCAGTCGTGGAGGAAGCATGAAAGACCTGAGTGACGGTAAAATCTTTCATACCATTACCTATGGCATCAACCTGATGGGACCACATGCTTCTCAGATTAATCCGGAAGAGCGTTGGAAAATCGTCATGTTTGTTCACAAACTTCAAGGCGGTGCTGCTGCTCCTGTTGCCGCTGACTCAACAGCAAAAGATCCTTCTGGTGCCACTGCAATGGCGAAATAA
- a CDS encoding DUF3341 domain-containing protein, translating into MSAKHKKFVYGIFKDDEVVLNAIPALKSQGLRVKDVISPFPIHGLDHALGLERTRISITCFLYGMTGCSLALLMMYYMNIFDWPMDIGGKPSYAFYKNLPAFIPVTFESTVLCAAHGMVITFLLRSKLLPGVEPHVIHPRMSDDHFVMAIQITEDSEAANVETKLRAAGAVETIK; encoded by the coding sequence ATGAGCGCTAAACATAAAAAATTCGTTTACGGCATCTTCAAGGATGACGAGGTGGTATTGAATGCCATTCCCGCACTGAAAAGTCAGGGATTACGAGTGAAGGATGTGATTTCTCCCTTCCCGATTCACGGACTGGATCATGCGCTGGGCTTAGAGCGTACGCGCATCTCTATTACCTGCTTCCTGTATGGAATGACCGGATGTAGTCTCGCATTGCTGATGATGTACTACATGAACATCTTCGATTGGCCCATGGACATCGGAGGTAAACCGAGTTATGCATTTTATAAAAATCTTCCTGCATTCATTCCTGTAACTTTCGAAAGTACAGTATTGTGTGCAGCGCATGGAATGGTAATCACCTTTCTCTTACGTAGTAAATTACTTCCCGGCGTAGAGCCACACGTTATTCATCCGCGTATGTCAGATGATCATTTCGTAATGGCCATACAAATTACCGAGGACAGTGAAGCAGCGAATGTTGAAACCAAGCTCCGTGCTGCCGGTGCTGTAGAAACTATTAAGTAA
- the nrfD gene encoding polysulfide reductase NrfD has protein sequence MHKESELRPPLILGDKTWHDISNDVCRPVESKANKWWWLAFSLSLAAFLWWVIAVSYTVGTGLGVWGLNKTVGWAWDITNFVWWVGIGHAGTLISAILLLFRQKWRLSINRSAEAMTIFAVICAASFIVSHMGRPWVAYWPLPLPNQFGSLWVNFNSPLVWDVFAISTYFSVSLAFWYTGLIPDFAVVRDRANTKWRKRIYTILSFGWVGSAKNWQRFEEVSLVLAGLSTPLVLSVHSVVSMDFATSVVPGWHTTIFPPYFVAGAIFSGFAMVQTLLIIVRKVLTLEDYITIYHIDMMNRVILITGSIVGVAYITEFFIAWYSGVEYEQYAFINRATGPYWWAYWSMMTCNVITPQLFWSKKLRESVLATFIISIFVNMWTMYSPTWVEAGIFIGSLGLFFTCFLLFARFFPVIAMSELKTIIKSSSEGAKKKQSTTPKSEQHA, from the coding sequence ATGCATAAAGAATCGGAACTTCGCCCGCCATTGATCCTTGGTGACAAGACATGGCACGACATCTCAAATGATGTTTGCCGCCCGGTGGAATCAAAAGCCAACAAGTGGTGGTGGCTGGCTTTCTCCTTATCCCTCGCCGCATTTTTGTGGTGGGTGATCGCTGTATCTTACACCGTTGGAACAGGTCTCGGAGTATGGGGATTAAATAAAACAGTAGGATGGGCATGGGACATTACTAACTTCGTATGGTGGGTCGGTATTGGTCACGCCGGGACATTGATCTCCGCGATCCTTTTGCTGTTCCGTCAGAAATGGCGTCTATCGATTAACCGCTCCGCGGAAGCCATGACCATCTTCGCGGTAATTTGTGCGGCGAGTTTCATCGTCTCTCACATGGGTCGTCCATGGGTGGCTTACTGGCCATTACCTTTACCGAATCAGTTTGGTTCGCTTTGGGTGAATTTTAACTCTCCTCTCGTTTGGGACGTATTTGCGATCTCCACTTACTTCAGCGTATCCTTAGCCTTCTGGTATACCGGACTTATTCCTGACTTTGCTGTTGTACGTGACCGTGCGAATACCAAATGGAGAAAAAGAATTTACACGATCCTTAGTTTCGGTTGGGTAGGTTCAGCGAAAAACTGGCAGCGCTTTGAAGAAGTATCCTTAGTACTGGCAGGACTTTCTACACCACTTGTACTTTCAGTACACTCGGTGGTATCTATGGACTTTGCCACGTCGGTGGTTCCGGGATGGCATACTACCATCTTCCCTCCTTACTTCGTGGCCGGTGCGATCTTTTCCGGTTTCGCCATGGTACAGACTTTATTGATCATCGTACGAAAAGTATTAACGCTGGAAGATTACATCACCATCTATCATATTGATATGATGAACCGTGTAATATTGATTACAGGATCTATCGTAGGTGTAGCGTATATCACAGAATTCTTCATCGCCTGGTATTCAGGTGTGGAATATGAGCAATATGCATTTATCAATCGTGCAACGGGACCTTACTGGTGGGCCTACTGGAGTATGATGACCTGTAATGTAATCACTCCACAGCTCTTCTGGTCAAAGAAATTACGCGAGAGTGTATTAGCCACATTTATCATTTCCATCTTCGTAAACATGTGGACTATGTATTCACCTACCTGGGTGGAAGCAGGTATCTTCATCGGTTCACTTGGATTATTCTTTACCTGTTTCCTGCTCTTCGCCCGTTTCTTCCCGGTTATTGCGATGAGCGAATTAAAGACGATTATAAAATCTTCTTCAGAAGGTGCTAAGAAAAAGCAATCCACAACTCCTAAATCAGAACAACACGCATGA
- a CDS encoding TAT-variant-translocated molybdopterin oxidoreductase — translation MEKRYWKGVEELNNDPEFVRLRDNEFFEHLPLDEALQKKADSASSTSRRDFLKFLGFSVAAASLAACEAPVKKAIPYVIKPEEVTLGIPNYYASTYADGSDYCSILVKTREGRPIKIEGNELSPVNGAAASARVQASVLSLYDIARLPQPMANKKRSDWATIDAEVTSKLAQQSAAGKKIAIVSSSLVSPSAKNAVSDFIAKYPGAKHVVYDAVSSYGIVKGNELSFGKAVVPSYSFDKAEVIVSFNADFLTSWLSPIEFARQYGITRKLRDGKKTLSKHYQFEAMLSLSGANADHRYKIKPSQQSSVVASLYNKVAAMAGGTSVSAAATPYDKQLDTIAKELLNAKGKSVVVSGSNDPNEQVVVNAINHLLGNYGATLNLDRACNLKNSNDAGVAELLNDMNAGQLGAVIFWNSNPAYSLPDAKSFVTALSKVPVKISFADREDETAQHCDYICPDHHYLESWGDAEPYKGSFSLMQPTIRPLFKTRQAAESIMKWAGATQEDYYTYIRDFWAAKIYPMQSGISSFEAFWTQSLRDGVFESGFVVGGVSSFTGDVAAAANQLSKPASGIELVTYEKTGLGNGTHGNNPWLHELPDPITKICWDNYFAVLPAFATKMGWRQGTVIEVKSGNTTVKGPVLLQPAMADETIAVAIGYGRTKTGKAGDNVGVNAYPFVSMSGGALKYFATGVNVNKTVDDDYQLATTQSHHTMMGRDIVKETSLTAWLKDPSAGNHVHLIESPYGPKTPEQLDLWATPEQPGHERPNHAWGMGIDLNSCIGCGACVIACNAENNVPVVGKDEVGRSREMHWIRIDRYYTSDTNKQNAEEKGLGKLDMYGEMEIPAADNPQVMFQPVMCQHCNHAPCETVCPVAATTHSSDGLNMMAYNRCVGTRYCANNCPYKVRRYNWFKYSDNEQFPYNMNDNLGKMVLNPDVTVRSRGVMEKCSMCVQRIQYGRLEAKKENRKIKDGEIKTACAQSCPTNAIVFGDFNDANSQLSQLFKDERSYHLLAEVKTKPSVFYQTKVWNRPAEEGAKHHS, via the coding sequence ATGGAAAAGCGATATTGGAAAGGTGTTGAAGAACTCAATAATGATCCTGAGTTTGTACGCCTTCGCGACAATGAGTTCTTCGAGCACTTGCCTTTGGATGAAGCCCTGCAGAAAAAAGCAGATTCAGCCTCTTCTACAAGTCGCCGGGATTTCTTAAAATTTCTTGGATTCAGTGTGGCTGCTGCATCTCTCGCAGCCTGTGAAGCCCCTGTAAAAAAGGCGATTCCTTATGTAATAAAGCCGGAAGAAGTCACCCTCGGTATTCCTAACTATTACGCATCTACGTATGCTGATGGTTCTGATTACTGTAGTATCCTCGTAAAAACGCGTGAAGGTCGTCCGATTAAAATTGAAGGAAATGAACTTTCTCCGGTGAATGGAGCCGCAGCAAGTGCCCGCGTACAGGCTTCTGTTTTGAGTTTGTACGATATCGCCCGTTTACCACAACCAATGGCGAATAAAAAGCGCAGCGACTGGGCTACTATTGATGCAGAAGTTACTTCTAAACTGGCTCAGCAATCTGCAGCCGGAAAGAAGATCGCTATCGTTAGTTCTTCGTTGGTGAGCCCTTCTGCCAAAAATGCAGTGAGTGATTTTATCGCAAAATATCCGGGTGCAAAGCATGTCGTTTATGATGCGGTTTCTTCATATGGTATTGTGAAAGGAAATGAGCTTTCTTTCGGAAAGGCAGTAGTTCCGTCCTATAGTTTTGATAAAGCGGAAGTGATCGTTAGTTTCAATGCTGATTTCCTGACCTCCTGGCTCTCTCCAATAGAATTTGCCCGTCAATATGGTATTACGCGTAAACTGCGCGATGGGAAGAAGACCTTGTCAAAGCATTATCAGTTTGAAGCGATGCTTTCTCTGAGCGGTGCAAATGCCGATCATCGTTATAAAATTAAACCCAGTCAGCAATCATCCGTAGTGGCTTCGCTCTACAATAAAGTAGCAGCAATGGCCGGTGGAACTTCTGTTTCTGCAGCAGCGACTCCTTATGATAAGCAGTTGGACACTATCGCTAAGGAACTGTTGAATGCAAAAGGCAAGAGCGTTGTGGTAAGTGGATCTAATGATCCCAATGAGCAGGTGGTGGTGAATGCTATCAACCATCTCTTGGGGAATTATGGAGCAACGCTGAACCTGGATCGTGCCTGTAATTTGAAAAACAGTAACGATGCCGGAGTGGCGGAGTTATTGAATGATATGAATGCCGGTCAACTCGGTGCTGTCATTTTCTGGAACAGCAATCCGGCGTATTCATTGCCCGATGCCAAATCTTTTGTTACCGCGCTTTCTAAGGTGCCGGTGAAGATTTCTTTCGCGGATCGTGAAGATGAAACGGCCCAACATTGTGATTATATCTGTCCTGATCATCATTACCTCGAATCATGGGGTGATGCTGAACCGTATAAAGGTTCTTTCAGTTTGATGCAGCCTACCATTCGTCCTTTGTTTAAGACACGTCAGGCCGCTGAGAGTATAATGAAATGGGCTGGTGCAACGCAAGAAGATTATTATACATATATCCGCGATTTCTGGGCTGCGAAAATCTATCCGATGCAAAGCGGTATCAGTTCTTTTGAAGCCTTCTGGACGCAGTCATTGCGGGATGGTGTTTTTGAATCAGGCTTTGTTGTTGGAGGGGTAAGTTCGTTTACCGGAGATGTGGCTGCCGCCGCTAATCAACTGTCAAAACCTGCCAGCGGAATTGAATTAGTGACCTATGAAAAAACCGGACTCGGAAATGGAACCCACGGGAATAATCCCTGGTTGCATGAACTTCCGGATCCTATAACAAAAATTTGTTGGGATAATTATTTTGCCGTACTCCCCGCTTTCGCTACAAAAATGGGATGGCGTCAGGGTACTGTGATAGAGGTGAAGTCTGGCAATACTACCGTTAAAGGTCCTGTATTGCTGCAACCTGCTATGGCCGATGAAACCATTGCCGTGGCTATCGGTTACGGACGTACGAAAACCGGTAAAGCCGGTGATAATGTAGGCGTAAATGCCTATCCTTTTGTGAGTATGTCGGGTGGTGCTTTAAAATATTTTGCTACCGGCGTTAACGTTAACAAGACTGTAGACGATGATTATCAGTTAGCGACGACTCAGTCACATCATACGATGATGGGTCGTGATATCGTGAAAGAAACGAGTCTTACAGCCTGGCTGAAAGATCCATCTGCAGGAAATCATGTTCATCTTATTGAATCCCCCTACGGTCCGAAAACACCGGAACAGTTGGATTTATGGGCTACACCCGAACAACCCGGTCACGAGCGCCCGAACCATGCATGGGGTATGGGTATCGACCTCAATAGTTGTATCGGTTGCGGTGCTTGTGTGATTGCCTGTAATGCAGAGAATAATGTTCCTGTTGTTGGAAAAGATGAAGTTGGACGTTCACGTGAAATGCACTGGATTCGTATCGACAGATATTATACCAGTGATACCAATAAGCAGAATGCCGAAGAGAAAGGTCTGGGCAAACTGGATATGTACGGAGAGATGGAAATCCCGGCGGCCGATAATCCGCAGGTGATGTTCCAGCCTGTAATGTGTCAGCATTGTAATCATGCTCCATGTGAAACGGTATGTCCGGTGGCAGCAACAACACATAGTTCCGACGGTTTGAACATGATGGCGTATAACCGTTGTGTAGGTACGAGATATTGTGCGAATAACTGTCCGTATAAAGTACGTCGTTACAACTGGTTTAAGTATAGCGATAACGAACAGTTCCCTTATAATATGAACGACAATCTGGGTAAGATGGTATTGAATCCGGATGTTACGGTGCGTTCACGCGGGGTAATGGAAAAATGCTCCATGTGCGTTCAGCGTATTCAGTATGGTCGCCTCGAGGCAAAGAAAGAAAATCGCAAAATTAAAGACGGAGAAATTAAAACGGCCTGTGCGCAATCTTGTCCTACCAATGCTATCGTATTTGGAGACTTCAATGATGCGAACAGTCAGTTGAGTCAACTCTTCAAAGATGAGCGGAGTTATCACCTGCTTGCTGAGGTGAAGACAAAGCCATCTGTATTCTATCAAACTAAAGTATGGAACCGTCCTGCTGAGGAAGGCGCCAAACATCATTCTTAA
- a CDS encoding c-type cytochrome yields the protein MPRYGYRCLKITILALSLIVIFQRSSQAQPDGEALFKANCTACHLVSEDVVVGPGLKNVHTKYKEDWLIKWIKNSSALIKAGDPAAVKIYEQFNKVAMPAFNLSDDEVKAMIAYIKTESEKAPAAPAPGTPGATADAGAPASDNFPTVLLLVTVLLIALYVILNKVQKGLKRIVDQREGRPEPVVLHGKAGVKHWIREHKKLIAVLFIIGSVWGSVKGWNALATIGIQQGYTPDQPIKFSHKLHVGQNKIDCRYCHSGAEKSKNAGIPSPNLCMNCHKYVKKGPVYGTEEIAKIYAAIGWDVDKQQYTGKTKPIEWVRIHNLPDLAYFNHSQHVKVGGVACETCHGPVGEMEVVQQFSPLTMGWCIQCHRDTQVKTEGNAYYTEVHEKMKKQYGNDVKLTVEKLGGTECARCHY from the coding sequence ATGCCGCGTTACGGATACAGGTGTTTGAAAATCACGATTCTAGCCTTGTCCCTGATCGTTATCTTTCAACGTTCTTCTCAGGCCCAACCGGATGGTGAGGCGCTGTTCAAAGCCAATTGTACAGCCTGCCATTTGGTTTCTGAAGATGTTGTTGTTGGTCCGGGATTGAAAAATGTACACACCAAGTACAAGGAAGATTGGCTGATCAAGTGGATTAAAAATTCTTCCGCATTAATTAAGGCAGGGGATCCTGCTGCGGTGAAAATATACGAACAGTTCAATAAAGTGGCTATGCCTGCTTTCAATCTCAGTGATGATGAGGTGAAAGCTATGATAGCCTATATCAAGACGGAAAGTGAAAAAGCTCCTGCCGCACCTGCTCCCGGTACACCCGGTGCCACAGCAGACGCGGGTGCACCAGCAAGTGATAATTTTCCGACCGTTCTTTTATTAGTAACAGTTTTATTGATTGCACTTTATGTAATTCTTAATAAGGTTCAAAAAGGCCTTAAACGGATTGTTGACCAGCGTGAAGGTCGTCCGGAACCTGTTGTTCTTCATGGTAAAGCCGGTGTTAAACACTGGATTCGTGAACATAAAAAATTAATTGCTGTCCTCTTTATTATCGGCTCTGTATGGGGTAGTGTTAAGGGATGGAATGCCTTAGCTACGATTGGAATTCAGCAAGGCTATACTCCCGATCAACCGATTAAATTCTCTCATAAATTACACGTTGGCCAAAATAAAATCGATTGCCGCTATTGTCACTCGGGTGCTGAAAAATCAAAAAATGCCGGCATTCCTTCTCCAAACCTTTGTATGAATTGTCATAAGTATGTGAAGAAGGGTCCTGTTTACGGGACGGAGGAGATTGCAAAAATATATGCAGCTATTGGCTGGGATGTCGACAAACAACAGTACACCGGTAAAACAAAACCTATCGAATGGGTGCGTATCCATAACCTTCCTGATCTGGCTTATTTCAATCACTCCCAGCACGTAAAAGTAGGAGGAGTAGCCTGCGAAACCTGTCATGGACCTGTAGGGGAGATGGAAGTAGTACAACAGTTTTCACCTCTTACTATGGGATGGTGTATTCAATGTCACCGTGATACGCAGGTAAAAACGGAAGGCAATGCGTACTACACCGAAGTGCATGAAAAAATGAAAAAGCAATATGGTAATGATGTGAAGCTGACAGTTGAGAAACTGGGTGGAACAGAGTGTGCCCGTTGTCATTATTAA
- a CDS encoding SPOR domain-containing protein, with product MTKSYLWPMRLLLLIILFVPCQLFAQPGTIEKQADELVDRHKRVNAAKMSMPGYRIQIYFGSDRTKAQEIRADFLINYPDMPAYLIYQQPNFKVRAGDFRTRLEASGFLNKLDVRFKSAFIVPDEVKLPDL from the coding sequence ATGACTAAATCTTATCTTTGGCCCATGCGACTTCTATTGTTAATAATTTTATTCGTTCCCTGTCAATTATTTGCTCAACCGGGCACAATTGAAAAGCAGGCGGATGAACTTGTGGACAGGCATAAACGGGTGAACGCTGCAAAGATGTCGATGCCGGGTTATCGGATTCAGATTTATTTTGGGAGTGACCGGACGAAGGCGCAGGAAATTCGGGCCGACTTTTTAATAAATTATCCTGATATGCCCGCCTACCTTATTTATCAGCAACCCAATTTTAAGGTACGGGCCGGAGATTTTCGGACCAGGTTAGAGGCTTCAGGATTTCTCAACAAACTGGACGTTCGTTTCAAATCCGCTTTTATTGTTCCGGATGAAGTGAAATTACCTGACTTATAA
- a CDS encoding T9SS type A sorting domain-containing protein encodes MKKISTLVIMILLTISVSAQTGWRTIEGDVLSTKINRTESRPDGKLFQLTYDYTQSPFTYQIRLLDSTGTVLLQNSFSVAGGSPSIRSFRIDTVQERLVIAEQSSDPSQFQMHLKVIDYNLTPTDSATFALLKSSVDSCDLIGGGIDNIANKFFVYRYRDIADQIWGRGVCRKNAAGTYKNNTVKVGQASNDGYYIHDYAIMPTGDIYIGGTRKESLFGNFFYLEKLNASMALVYEVKDQLIPNSTDTNRVTALHVYTNNTNSQVVVGGTIYGLAPGDTITRCHGILRCYTFSGVLKWSFQNYEVRDYRMVVSRNSYVHAVGSSNNNPGGFDTKISRLFLKDGVVDWHRYYGNKSKPVSLEVEKDGSLLICGDKQFLYPLSGGGTLKTRSYMMLRYSKRGKKLYDYNHVWNLPFNPASLNAGFTDLSKGRSTFYYAAGYERISYENGSGIQFADSILLQQFSNGSLRTGPENKSAEELIVHPNPAGKEITFYSSHQLTDMHIVSISGSLTDSEDVQQEGNTYRCDISLLTPGMYVLKVMTDKGWQSAKFIKE; translated from the coding sequence ATGAAAAAGATATCCACTTTAGTCATAATGATCCTTCTAACCATTTCCGTGTCAGCACAAACCGGATGGAGAACAATTGAAGGAGATGTTCTTTCCACCAAAATTAACCGAACGGAAAGCAGACCGGACGGAAAATTATTCCAACTCACTTACGACTACACGCAATCGCCGTTCACTTATCAGATACGATTATTGGATTCCACAGGAACAGTTCTCCTTCAGAATTCCTTTTCGGTTGCCGGTGGAAGCCCCTCGATCAGAAGTTTCCGTATTGATACGGTCCAGGAACGTTTGGTCATAGCTGAACAATCATCTGATCCTTCGCAATTTCAAATGCACCTGAAAGTCATTGATTATAATCTCACCCCAACGGATTCTGCCACTTTCGCTTTGCTTAAAAGTTCAGTTGATAGTTGTGATTTGATCGGTGGAGGAATTGACAATATTGCCAATAAATTCTTCGTCTACCGTTACCGTGACATTGCAGATCAAATTTGGGGAAGAGGTGTTTGCAGGAAAAATGCGGCCGGGACTTATAAAAACAATACCGTAAAAGTCGGTCAGGCTTCTAATGATGGATATTATATTCATGATTATGCAATCATGCCCACGGGAGATATTTACATCGGAGGTACCAGAAAAGAAAGTCTGTTTGGTAATTTCTTCTATTTGGAAAAACTGAATGCATCGATGGCTCTGGTCTATGAAGTCAAAGACCAACTCATCCCCAACTCTACCGATACCAACCGCGTTACTGCTCTACACGTCTATACCAACAACACGAACAGTCAGGTAGTAGTAGGGGGTACCATATACGGGCTTGCTCCCGGCGACACTATAACACGCTGTCATGGTATCCTCAGATGTTATACATTCTCGGGTGTTTTAAAGTGGAGCTTTCAAAACTATGAAGTTCGTGATTATAGGATGGTGGTCAGTCGTAATTCCTATGTGCATGCAGTAGGAAGCAGTAATAATAATCCGGGCGGCTTTGACACCAAAATTTCGCGGCTCTTTTTAAAAGATGGTGTTGTTGACTGGCATCGCTACTACGGAAATAAATCAAAACCTGTTTCCCTCGAGGTGGAAAAAGACGGTTCCTTGCTGATATGCGGCGACAAACAATTTCTGTATCCGCTTTCAGGTGGTGGAACTTTAAAAACGAGATCCTACATGATGCTTCGCTATAGCAAGCGCGGAAAAAAATTATATGATTATAACCATGTATGGAATCTTCCTTTCAATCCCGCATCGCTGAATGCCGGCTTTACAGATCTTAGCAAAGGAAGAAGCACCTTTTACTATGCTGCAGGTTATGAAAGGATCAGCTATGAGAATGGCAGCGGGATACAGTTTGCCGATAGTATATTACTGCAACAATTTTCAAACGGATCACTCCGCACCGGACCGGAAAATAAATCTGCAGAGGAACTCATCGTTCATCCTAATCCGGCCGGGAAAGAAATTACATTTTACTCATCGCATCAACTCACCGATATGCATATCGTTAGTATTTCCGGTAGTCTTACGGATAGTGAAGATGTCCAGCAAGAAGGGAACACCTATCGCTGTGATATTTCCCTCTTAACTCCGGGGATGTATGTATTAAAGGTCATGACCGATAAAGGTTGGCAATCCGCAAAATTTATCAAAGAATAA